A window from Solanum stenotomum isolate F172 chromosome 5, ASM1918654v1, whole genome shotgun sequence encodes these proteins:
- the LOC125865737 gene encoding pentatricopeptide repeat-containing protein At1g03540 has product MFLKLFVHRHYSSVTFFTNPPSKESEIIHLCRSGLLSQAIKLLKTTEKISSKPIVYATLIQTCTKSHSFNHGVQFHTHVIKTGLETDRFVGNSLLALYFKLGSKFLETRRFFDGMVYKDAVAWSSMITGYVRIGKPKISLELYGEMIDLGFEPNGFTLSAVIKACSEIGKLKLGSGFHGVVISRGFEENNVIVSALIDMYGKNYASGDALKLFDELPEPDAVCWTSVISALTRNDLHEEALGFFYTMHRKNGLAPDLFTFGSVLTALGNSGRTRQGREVHAKIVTAGLCGNVVVDSSLVDMYAKCGVIDESQHVFDRMDKRNSVSWCALMGGYCQKGEFDIVIELFRMMGEVDLYSFGTVLRACAGLAALKSGKEVHCQYLRRGGWSDVIVESALVDLYAKCGFDNYAYVIFRQMNVRNSVTWNSMISGFAQNGKGAEAIAVFEEMISEGVKPDYISFIAVLFACSHSGMVDEGRKYYLSMINEYGIKAHIEHYSCMVDLLGRVGEVEEAESLILGAEFRNDASLWATLLGACTSSTNPTVAERIAKKMMELNPDYHLSYVLLANVYRAVGRWADALEIRRQMQEKRVNKITGKSWI; this is encoded by the coding sequence ATGTTCTTGAAATTATTTGTTCATCGCCATTACAGCTCTGTTACTTTCTTCACAAATCCTCCCTCTAAAGAATCAGAAATTATCCATCTTTGCAGGTCAGGTTTACTCTCTCAAGCTATAAAGCTTCTCAAAACCACAGAAAAAATCTCCTCAAAACCAATCGTATATGCTACATTGATACAGACATGTACTAAATCTCACTCATTCAATCATGGGGTTCAATTCCATACCCATGTCATCAAAACTGGGCTCGAAACGGATCGTTTCGTTGGGAACAGCTTACTTGCTCTCTACTTCAAATTGGgttcaaaatttcttgaaactCGGAGGTTCTTTGATGGAATGGTGTATAAGGATGCTGTTGCTTGGTCTTCGATGATAACGGGGTATGTTCGTATTGGGAAGCCTAAGATTTCACTGGAATTGTATGGGGAAATGATTGATTTGGGTTTTGAGCCAAATGGGTTCACTTTGTCTGCTGTGATTAAAGCTTGTTCTGAGATTGGGAAGTTGAAATTAGGGAGTGGATTTCATGGGGTTGTGATTAGCCGGGGATTTGAAGAGAATAATGTGATTGTGAGTGCGTTAATTGATATGTATGGTAAGAATTATGCATCAGGAGATGCACTTAAGCTGTTTGATGAATTGCCTGAACCAGATGCTGTTTGTTGGACTTCAGTTATTTCCGCTCTCACGAGGAACGATTTGCACGAGGAGGCTTTGGGGTTCTTTTATACAATGCATAGGAAGAATGGGTTGGCCCCGGATTTGTTTACGTTTGGAAGTGTGCTGACTGCATTGGGTAATTCTGGTAGGACGAGGCAAGGTAGAGAGGTTCATGCTAAGATTGTGACTGCTGGTCTTTGCGGGAACGTGGTTGTCGATAGTAGTTTAGTGGATATGTATGCAAAATGTGGGGTGATTGATGAGTCTCAGCATGTTTTTGACCGAATGGATAAGAGGAATTCTGTTTCGTGGTGTGCGTTAATGGGTGGCTACTGCCAAAAGGGTGAGTTTGACATTGTTATTGAGCTCTTTAGGATGATGGGGGAGGTTGATCTTTACAGCTTTGGGACTGTTCTTCGTGCCTGTGCAGGGTTGGCAGCGTTGAAGTCAGGGAAGGAAGTTCACTGCCAGTATTTGAGGAGAGGTGGCTGGAGTGATGTTATCGTGGAATCAGCTCTAGTTGATCTCTATGCAAAATGTGGCTTTGATAATTATGCCTATGTGATATTTCGCCAAATGAATGTTAGGAACTCGGTTACCTGGAACTCAATGATATCTGGATTTGCTCAGAATGGGAAAGGTGCAGAAGCTATTGCAGTATTTGAGGAGATGATTAGTGAAGGGGTTAAGCCAGATTATATCAGCTTTATTGCGGTTCTTTTTGCTTGTAGTCATAGCGGTATGGTTGATGAAGGGCGAAAGTATTATCTCTCAATGATTAATGAGTATGGTATCAAAGCTCATATCGAGCATTATAGTTGCATGGTTGATCTTCTAGGTCGGGTTGGAGAGGTAGAAGAAGCTGAAAGCTTGATTCTAGGTGCGGAATTCAGAAACGATGCTTCCCTTTGGGCTACCCTACTTGGTGCTTGTACTAGCAGTACAAATCCTACTGTTGCAGAGCGAATTGCAAAGAAAATGATGGAACTAAATCCTGATTATCATTTAAGTTATGTTCTTCTAGCTAATGTGTACAGAGCAGTAGGCCGGTGGGCTGATGCTCTTGAGATTCGGCGACAGATGCAAGAAAAAAGAGTGAATAAGATAACCGGGAAGAGCTGGATTTAA
- the LOC125865749 gene encoding syntaxin-124-like, with the protein MNDLFSPSLKKYQDLKQQVQMDDLELGTGVTGPSQNESIDLAKFFKDVENVKEDMKEVENLHKRLQESNEESKTVHSAQKVKDIRARMDSDVTLVLKRVKIIKGKLEGLERSNVANRKNLGCGPGSSADRTRTSIVSGLGKKLKVLMDYFQALRAKMNSEYKDTVARRYFTVTGENADDELIDNLISSGESESFLQKAIQEQGRGQIMDTISEIQERHDAVKEIEKNLIELHQIFLDMAALVEAQGQQLNDIESHVAHASSFVRRGTEQLTEARELQKSSRKCTCIAILLIILLIIVLTFPLWSPLITSRL; encoded by the exons ATGAATGACTTATTCTCTCCTTCGCTTAAAAAGTATCAGGACCTAAAACAACAGGTCCAGATGGATGATTTGGAATTAGGGACTGGGGTCACCGGTCCTTCTCAGAACGAAAGCATTGATCTTGCTAAGTTCTTCAAAGATGTAGAGAATGTGAAAGAGGATATGAAGGAGGTTGAGAACTTACATAAACGATTGCAAGAATCAAATGAAGAGAGCAAAACTGTCCATAGTGCACAAAAAGTAAAGGATATTAGGGCTCGAATGGACTCGGATGTGACACTTGTTTTGAAACGTGTCAAGATCATCAAAGGAAAACTTGAAGGCTTAGAAAGATCAAATGTAGCAAATAGGAAGAACTTGGGTTGTGGTCCAGGATCCTCTGCTGATCGAACAAGGACTTCTATAGTTAGCGGTTTAGGGAAGAAACTAAAAGTTCTCATGGATTATTTTCAAGCATTGAGAGCGAAGATGAATTCAGAATACAAGGATACTGTGGCAAGAAG GTACTTTACCGTAACAGGAGAGAATGCAGATGATGAACTTATAGATAATTTAATATCAAGTGGAGAGAGCGAGTCGTTCCTCCAAAAGGCGATTCAAGAACAAGGAAGAGGACAAATTATGGACACAATTTCAGAAATTCAAGAAAGACATGATGCTGTGAAGGAAATTGAGAAGAATTTGATTGAACTACACCAAATTTTCCTAGACATGGCTGCACTAGTAGAAGCACAAGGACAACAATTGAATGATATAGAGAGTCATGTGGCACATGCAAGTTCATTTGTTAGAAGAGGAACAGAACAACTCACAGAGGCTAGGGAGTTGcaaaaaagttcaagaaaatgtACTTGCATTGCTATTCTCCTTATCATTCTTCTTATTATTGTACTAACTTTTCCACTTTGGTCACCATTAATTACTAGTAGGTTGtag
- the LOC125865750 gene encoding secretory carrier-associated membrane protein 2-like: MAYNDNPFAEEANVNPFANGSSARGSTVDIPLDSAKDLKKKEKELQAKEADLKRREQDVRRREEALAGAGVVIEHRNWPPFLPIIHHDIANEIPIHLQKMQYVAFTTLLGLAGCMVWNVMATTCVWIKGGDVGAWFFSLVYFLGIPSAYFLWYRPLYRAMRTDSVLNFGWFFFCYAIHIVFCVLATAAPPFVFRQQSMTGFINAINLIGWNSIVGIIFFIGAGLFALESVISIWVIQQVFSYFRGSGKAAEMKKEAARSTINAAM, from the exons atggcctATAATGATAATCCTTTTGCAGAAGAAGCTAACGTGAATCCGTTTGCG AATGGGAGTTCAGCTCGTGGTTCAACAGTCGATATTCCTCTTGATAGTGCAAAG gatttgaagaagaaagagaaggaaCTACAAGCTAAAGAGGCTGATCTGAAAAGAAGAGAACAG GATGTGAGAAGGAGAGAAGAAGCTTTAGCAGGAG CTGGTGTTGTTATAGAGCATCGTAATTGGCCACCATTCCTCCCAATCATTCATCATGATATTGCGAATGAAATTCCAATCCATCTACAAAAGATGCAGTATGTTGCATTCACTACATTGTTGG GTTTGGCGGGTTGTATGGTATGGAACGTAATGGCAACCACTTGTGTTTGGATCAAAGGAGGAG ATGTTGGCGCTTGGTTTTTCTCTCTTGTCTACTTCTTAGGTATTCCATCAGCCTACTTTTTGTGGTATCGTCCTCTTTATCGTGCGATGAG GACTGATAGCGTGCTGAATTTTGGGtggtttttcttttgttatgcG ATTCACATTGTATTCTGTGTCTTAGCCACAGCAGCACCTCCATTCGTCTTCAGGCAGCAATCCATGAC TGGTTTCATAAATGCAATTAATCTTATCGGCTGGAATTCGATAGTTGGG ATAATATTCTTCATTGGTGCTGGACTCTTTGCTCTTGAATCAGTGATCAGCATATGGGTTATTCAG CAAGTGTTCTCATATTTCCGAGGGAGTGGAAAAGCCGCGGAGATGAAGAAAGAGGCTGCAAGATCAACGATTAACGCAGCCATGTGA
- the LOC125865739 gene encoding protein root UVB sensitive 6, translating to MKLKPPPTSSSSSQTLTATAASSHDAKLLVRETLRISADLASAPSVPSVGSLPKNASFGVVDRQFVDSSLRLLCCEEIDGRRWKYFADESVGSEQLKLKKKKNAIRAVSLHSPQAPAEEFMAFIRSYVVPEGFPDSVTPSYVPYMTWRALKHFFGGAMGVFTTQTLLNSVGVSKHRTTPGAVAINWILKDGAGRVGKMLYARQGKKFDYDLKQLRFAGDLLMELGAGVELVTAVVPQFFLPLACAANVAKNVGAVTSTSTRTPIYKAFAKGENIGDVTAKGECVGNLADLLGTGLSILISKRNPSLVKTFAFLSFGYVFSSYREVKSVVLHTLNRARFTVAVESFLRTGRVPTLQDGNSREDIFNFPWRQHRPIVLGPRFKEAFQDPNSYLAVKPIFEKEQYIVTYNPSKENIYVLLKDQAKSDDVLKAAFHGHVLLHIIRSSTNKQSSSRKQHEDELSASLLSTADLQAHVAESYKMVSALYMPFKSKAKEQGWVMSESLLNPGRARLCEMAT from the exons ATGAAGCTTAAACCTcctccaacttcttcttcttcttctcagaCGCTAACAGCAACGGCGGCATCATCTCATGATGCTAAATTACTTGTTCGTGAAACCCTCCGTATTAGTGCTGATCTTGCTTCTGCTCCTTCTGTGCCGTCGGTTGGTTCATTACCGAAAAATGCTAGTTTTGGAGTTGTAGATCGGCAATTTGTTGATTCAAGCTTGAGATTGCTTTGTTGTGAAGAGATCGATGGTCGTAGATGGAAGTATTTTGCTGATGAGAGTGTCGGTTCTGAACAattgaagttgaagaagaagaagaatgcgATTCGTGCTGTTAGTTTGCACTCTCCACAAGCTCCTGCTGAG GAGTTCATGGCATTCATAAGATCCTATGTGGTTCCAGAAGGTTTTCCTGACAGCGTTACACCTTCTTATGTACCATACATGACATGGAGGGCACTAAAG CACTTCTTTGGTGGTGCAATGGGAGTTTTCACGACGCAAACACTCTTAAATTCAGTAGGAGTCTCCAAACATAGAACTACCCCTGGTGCTGTAGCCATTAACTGGATTCTCAAG GATGGTGCTGGTCGGGTGGGGAAGATGCTTTATGCACGGCAGGGAAAGAAATTTGATTATGATCTAAAACAG CTAAGGTTCGCGGGTGATCTTCTGATGGAGTTGGGAGCTGGTGTTGAACTGGTAACTGCTGTCGTGCCGCAGTTTTTTCTTCCTTTAGCCTGTGCTGCGAATGTCGCAAAG AATGTAGGTGCTGTCACTTCTACTTCAACTCGTACTCCTATATATAAGGCCTTTGCTAAAGGGGAAAATATTGGGGATGTAACAGCTAAAGGGGAATGCGTTGGAAATCTAGCTGATTTA CTCGGGACAGGATTAAGTatcttgatttccaaaaggAATCCATCCTTGGTCAAGACATTTGCCTTCCTCTCATTTGGATATGTCTTCAGCTCTTACCGAGAG GTGAAATCTGTTGTGCTGCATACCCTGAACCGTGCAAGATTCACAGTAGCAGTAGAATCTTTCCTAAGGACAG GGAGAGTTCCAACACTGCAGGACGGAAATTCAAGGGAAGACATATTTAATTTTCCATGGAGACAGCACAGGCCTATTGTTCTTG GACCTAGATTTAAAGAAGCTTTCCAAGATCCAAACTCATATCTTGCTGTCAAGCCCATCTTTGAG AAGGAGCAGTATATAGTGACATACAATCCTTCCAAAGAAAACATATATGTGCTGCTCAAAGATCAAGCCAAGTCTGATGATGTACTGAAAGCAGCATTTCAT GGCCATGTGCTTCTGCACATCATTCGTTCATCCACCAACAAACAGTCTTCCTCCAGGAAACAACATGAAGATGAACTTTCAGCATCCTTGCTATCAACTGCTGATCTTCAAGCTCATGTTGCAGAATCTTATAAAATGGTCTCTGCTTTATATATGCCTTTCAAGAGCAAAGCTAAAGAACAG GGTTGGGTGATGTCGGAATCACTACTTAATCCTGGCCGAGCTCGGCTTTGTGAAATGGCCACATAA